The Psychrosphaera ytuae genome includes a region encoding these proteins:
- the pomA gene encoding flagellar motor protein PomA — translation MDLASIVGMIGAIGFIVLAMILGGGIAMFVDVPSIAIVFGGSTFVLLSNYTLPQFISAGKIAGKAFSFKIETPEELIEKIVELADSARKGGFLALEEAEIGNPFLQKGVDLLVDGHDGEVVRATLSKDIQLTTERHEMGAGIFKTLGDIAPAMGMIGTLVGLVAMLSNMDDPKSIGPAMAVALLTTLYGAFLANVIALPMSHKLGLRVEEEKLNQSLIMDGVLGIQDGQNPKVIEGVLRNYLAASKREIDTEE, via the coding sequence GTGGATTTAGCGAGTATAGTGGGGATGATTGGAGCCATTGGCTTCATCGTATTGGCTATGATTTTGGGCGGCGGTATCGCCATGTTTGTCGACGTTCCTTCTATTGCAATCGTATTTGGTGGTTCGACTTTCGTACTCCTTTCTAACTACACCCTCCCACAATTTATCAGTGCCGGTAAAATTGCAGGTAAAGCGTTTTCTTTCAAAATCGAAACGCCCGAAGAACTTATCGAAAAAATTGTAGAGTTAGCTGATTCTGCCCGTAAAGGTGGATTTTTGGCTTTGGAAGAAGCAGAAATTGGTAATCCATTTTTACAAAAGGGTGTGGACTTGTTAGTCGACGGCCATGACGGCGAAGTGGTTAGGGCTACTTTGTCAAAAGATATCCAATTGACTACAGAGCGCCATGAAATGGGTGCGGGCATATTTAAAACCCTAGGCGATATAGCGCCAGCAATGGGTATGATTGGTACACTCGTAGGTCTCGTAGCCATGTTATCTAACATGGACGACCCTAAGTCGATTGGACCTGCAATGGCCGTAGCACTTCTGACAACTTTGTACGGTGCATTTTTGGCGAACGTTATCGCATTGCCAATGTCGCACAAGTTAGGGTTGCGCGTTGAAGAAGAAAAACTAAACCAAAGTCTTATTATGGATGGGGTGTTAGGTATTCAAGATGGCCAAAACCCTAAAGTCATTGAAGGTGTGCTTCGCAATTATCTCGCAGCATCAAAACGCGAAATTGATACTGAGGAATAA
- a CDS encoding flagellar motor protein MotB — MAEEECPKCPPEGLPAWMGTFADLMSLLMCFFVLLLSFAEMDVLKFKQIAGSMKFAFGVQNKLEVKDIPKGTSVIAQEFRPGRPEPTPIEIIQQQTIEITQQVLEFEEGEDESAGGRQEQTAEMRGGMSSATADAESESSAESSSEQEEVNELLKKIAQQMEQEIIDGAIELESLGQQLIIRIRENGSFPSGSAYLQDQFKPIIRKVALVLNDVPGEITVSGHTDDINVTNELFTNNWDLSSQRAVAVATEMVKTPGFDKNRIIVVGHADTRPLVPNTTNANRRINRRVEVSIMQGKAKESERISISDQ, encoded by the coding sequence ATGGCTGAAGAAGAATGCCCAAAATGTCCTCCTGAAGGCCTCCCCGCGTGGATGGGGACCTTTGCGGATCTCATGTCGCTGTTAATGTGCTTTTTTGTATTGCTGTTATCTTTTGCAGAGATGGACGTTTTAAAGTTCAAACAAATTGCTGGGTCAATGAAGTTTGCATTTGGTGTTCAGAACAAGCTTGAAGTTAAAGACATTCCAAAGGGCACTTCAGTCATTGCACAAGAATTTAGACCGGGCCGTCCCGAGCCCACGCCGATAGAAATCATCCAACAGCAAACGATTGAAATTACTCAGCAAGTTCTCGAATTTGAAGAGGGTGAAGACGAGTCGGCAGGTGGTCGTCAGGAGCAAACTGCCGAAATGCGAGGTGGAATGAGTTCGGCTACTGCCGATGCTGAGTCTGAGTCCTCAGCAGAGTCTTCTTCAGAGCAAGAGGAAGTTAACGAACTTCTCAAAAAGATTGCTCAGCAGATGGAGCAAGAAATTATCGATGGCGCAATAGAACTTGAGTCACTTGGTCAACAGCTCATCATTAGAATAAGAGAAAACGGCTCGTTTCCGTCTGGCTCCGCATACTTGCAAGATCAATTCAAACCGATTATCCGTAAAGTCGCTTTGGTGTTAAATGATGTACCAGGTGAAATCACCGTCTCTGGACATACTGATGACATCAACGTAACCAATGAGTTGTTTACTAATAATTGGGACTTGTCTTCACAACGAGCGGTCGCCGTTGCGACAGAGATGGTTAAAACCCCAGGTTTTGATAAAAACCGAATTATTGTCGTAGGACATGCTGACACTCGACCATTAGTACCTAACACCACCAATGCAAATCGCCGTATCAATAGACGAGTAGAAGTGTCGATAATGCAAGGTAAAGCAAAAGAGTCTGAGCGTATTTCCATTTCAGATCAATAA
- the nusA gene encoding transcription termination factor NusA — translation MAKELLLVAEAVSNEKAVPREKIFEALEFALAAATKKKHTAEIEVRVSIDQETGEYDTFRRWLVVPDDHEMENPSAEMSLSAAQYDDPELQLGDYVEEQIESIKFDRITTQMAKQVIVQKVREAERGQIAEQYIDQVGELITGIVKKMNRDNVILDLGNNAEAVLYREDMIQRETFRPGDRVRAYLYAVKPEVRGPQLFVSRTKPEMLVELFRIEVPEIGEEMLDILAAARDPGSRAKIAVKSNDRRIDPVGACVGMRGARVQAVSGELNGERVDIVLFDDNPAQFVINAMAPAEVASIIVDEDSKSMDIAVAEDNLAMAIGRNGQNVRLASQLTGWELNVMTEADMAEKHQAENSKTIQLFVDGLDIDEEFATLLVEEGFSSLEEVAYVPVAELLEVDGLDEETVEELRSRAKATLTTQALKNEESLENAEPEEDLLNLEGVDRHLAYVLASKGVTNLELLAEQGIDDLEGIEELDEEKAGQLIMAARNIVWFSEE, via the coding sequence ATGGCAAAAGAACTATTACTGGTAGCAGAAGCGGTATCGAATGAAAAAGCCGTGCCACGCGAGAAAATTTTTGAAGCACTTGAGTTTGCTTTAGCAGCTGCAACGAAGAAGAAGCACACTGCTGAAATCGAAGTGCGTGTATCGATTGACCAAGAAACGGGTGAATATGACACGTTCCGTCGTTGGTTAGTTGTTCCAGATGATCACGAGATGGAAAACCCAAGTGCAGAGATGAGCTTGTCGGCTGCCCAATACGACGATCCAGAGCTACAACTAGGCGATTACGTTGAAGAGCAAATCGAATCAATTAAATTTGACCGTATTACAACGCAGATGGCTAAGCAAGTAATCGTACAGAAAGTACGCGAAGCAGAGCGTGGACAAATTGCAGAGCAGTACATCGACCAAGTTGGTGAGTTAATCACTGGTATCGTTAAAAAGATGAACCGCGACAACGTTATCCTAGACCTAGGTAACAATGCTGAAGCAGTACTTTATCGCGAAGATATGATTCAGCGTGAGACGTTCCGTCCAGGTGACCGTGTACGTGCATACTTATACGCAGTTAAGCCTGAAGTACGTGGCCCACAATTATTTGTTAGCCGTACTAAGCCAGAAATGTTGGTCGAACTGTTCCGAATCGAAGTTCCTGAAATTGGCGAAGAGATGCTCGATATTCTTGCTGCTGCTCGTGATCCAGGTTCTCGTGCGAAAATTGCGGTTAAGTCAAATGACCGTCGTATCGACCCAGTAGGTGCTTGTGTTGGTATGCGTGGTGCTCGTGTTCAAGCTGTTTCGGGTGAACTTAATGGCGAACGTGTAGACATCGTATTGTTCGACGATAACCCAGCACAGTTTGTAATCAACGCAATGGCGCCAGCAGAAGTGGCATCAATCATTGTTGATGAAGACAGTAAATCAATGGACATCGCAGTTGCAGAAGACAATCTTGCAATGGCAATCGGCCGTAACGGTCAAAACGTTCGTTTAGCTAGCCAGCTTACTGGTTGGGAACTGAACGTAATGACTGAAGCAGACATGGCTGAAAAACACCAAGCAGAAAACAGCAAAACAATTCAGTTGTTTGTTGATGGCTTGGACATCGATGAAGAATTCGCAACATTATTAGTTGAAGAAGGTTTCTCATCACTAGAAGAAGTTGCTTACGTACCAGTAGCCGAGTTATTGGAAGTAGACGGTCTTGACGAAGAGACAGTTGAAGAATTACGTTCACGCGCAAAAGCAACGTTGACAACACAAGCACTTAAAAATGAAGAGTCGCTTGAAAATGCAGAACCAGAAGAAGATTTGCTAAACCTTGAAGGCGTAGACCGTCACTTAGCGTACGTGTTGGCGAGCAAAGGCGTAACAAACTTAGAGTTGTTAGCTGAACAAGGTATCGATGATTTAGAAGGCATCGAAGAGCTAGACGAAGAGAAAGCAGGCCAGTTAATTATGGCTGCACGTAACATCGTATGGTTTAGCGAAGAGTAA
- the rimP gene encoding ribosome maturation factor RimP: MTNLELRLTEMLQPAVEALEFELLGVEFIRAGNHSTLRIYIDHEDGITVDNCADVSRQVSAILDVEDPISTEYNLEVSSPGVDRPLFTAKHFEQVVNETVNVKLNVPQDGRRNFKGTLVEVEGDMINIEVDNQVFSILIDNVAKAHLVARFD; this comes from the coding sequence TTGACTAACCTAGAACTGCGTTTAACTGAAATGCTACAACCTGCGGTTGAAGCTTTGGAGTTTGAATTGCTTGGTGTCGAGTTCATTCGTGCAGGTAATCATTCTACCTTGCGTATTTATATTGATCACGAAGATGGTATTACTGTCGACAACTGTGCTGATGTGAGTCGTCAAGTAAGCGCAATTCTTGATGTTGAAGATCCAATTTCTACCGAGTATAACCTTGAAGTTTCATCTCCTGGGGTAGACCGCCCGCTGTTTACTGCCAAGCATTTTGAGCAAGTAGTAAACGAAACAGTAAACGTGAAACTGAATGTACCGCAAGACGGTCGTCGCAATTTCAAAGGGACATTAGTCGAAGTTGAAGGCGATATGATTAACATTGAAGTCGATAACCAGGTGTTTTCAATCTTGATTGATAACGTCGCCAAAGCGCACTTAGTTGCTCGATTCGACTAA
- the infB gene encoding translation initiation factor IF-2 produces the protein MTEVSLEKLAQDVGTPVEKLVSQFAEAGIKKSAGDMVNEAEKKQLLDHLSKAHGGEGAEPKKMTLQRKTKSTLSVNSGSGKQKNVQVEVRKKRTFVKRSAEELAAIAAAEEKAKQEAEEQAKREAEEKAQREAEAKAKRDAEAKAKREAEEKRKAEAKAKAAQAPKSAEKKVDPEETAEEQRIRLALEQEAIKKAEEEAAKLAEEARKLAEEKAKEWEEAEEQRKYKLEHEKEEDLHVHSSVYAQLAEDDQDQEEEKKARRKSKKKGGQNEESFNQGGRRKKGKQAKNQHGFQKPASPVEQVVKIGETITVAELANKMAVKGAEVVKQMMKMGEMVTINQVLDQETASLVVEEMGHKFVLAKSNELEENLLADRASGEGEAVTRAPVVTVMGHVDHGKTSLLDYIRKAKIAEGEAGGITQHIGAYHVDTENGMITFLDTPGHAAFTSMRARGAKATDIVVLAVAADDGVMPQTKEAVQHAKAAGVPLIVAVNKIDKETADPDRVKNELSALDVIPEDWGGDTQFIHVSAKTGQGIDELLEAISLNAEVLELTAVDHGAAHGVVIESRLDKGRGPVATVLVQEGELKRGDIVLCGFEYGRVKAMKDENGQPIEKAGPSIPVEILGLSGVPQAGDEATVVRDERKAREVANARQGKYREVKLARQQKAKLENMFANMEEGDVSELNIVLKTDVQGSLEAITDSLTKLSTDEVKVNIVGSGVGGLTETDASLAQASNAIVVGFNVRADASARRLMEQEDIDLRYYSVIYDLIDEVKQAMSGMLAPEFKQEIIGLAEVRDVFKSPKIGAIAGCMVTEGTVKRNNPIRVLRDNVVIYEGELESLRRFKDDVQEVRNGMECGIGVKNYNDVKVGDMIEVFEIVEVKRSL, from the coding sequence ATGACAGAAGTTAGTTTAGAAAAACTAGCCCAAGATGTGGGTACTCCGGTTGAGAAGCTGGTTTCACAATTCGCTGAAGCAGGAATTAAAAAGTCTGCTGGCGATATGGTTAATGAAGCTGAGAAAAAGCAGTTACTTGATCACTTAAGTAAAGCCCATGGTGGCGAAGGCGCAGAGCCTAAAAAAATGACATTACAACGCAAGACAAAAAGTACGTTAAGCGTTAACAGTGGTTCAGGCAAACAAAAGAATGTTCAAGTAGAAGTTCGTAAAAAGCGTACTTTCGTTAAGCGCAGTGCTGAAGAGCTAGCGGCAATTGCAGCAGCTGAAGAAAAAGCAAAGCAAGAAGCGGAAGAGCAAGCCAAGCGCGAAGCTGAAGAAAAAGCACAACGCGAAGCGGAAGCTAAAGCAAAACGCGACGCTGAAGCTAAAGCGAAGCGTGAAGCTGAAGAAAAGCGCAAAGCGGAAGCAAAAGCAAAAGCGGCTCAAGCTCCGAAGTCTGCTGAGAAAAAAGTAGACCCAGAAGAGACTGCTGAAGAGCAACGCATTCGTTTAGCGCTTGAACAAGAAGCAATTAAAAAAGCAGAAGAAGAAGCTGCAAAGCTAGCTGAAGAAGCTCGCAAATTGGCAGAAGAAAAAGCCAAAGAGTGGGAAGAAGCTGAAGAGCAACGCAAGTACAAATTAGAGCACGAAAAAGAAGAAGATCTTCACGTTCATAGCTCTGTATATGCACAGCTAGCAGAAGACGATCAAGACCAAGAAGAAGAGAAAAAAGCTCGCCGCAAGTCTAAGAAGAAAGGCGGTCAAAACGAAGAGAGCTTTAACCAAGGCGGTCGTCGTAAAAAAGGTAAGCAAGCTAAAAACCAACACGGTTTCCAAAAGCCAGCTTCTCCTGTTGAGCAAGTTGTTAAGATTGGTGAGACGATCACTGTTGCAGAACTTGCTAACAAGATGGCTGTAAAGGGCGCTGAAGTTGTTAAGCAAATGATGAAAATGGGTGAGATGGTTACCATCAACCAGGTTCTTGACCAAGAGACAGCAAGTCTTGTAGTTGAAGAAATGGGCCATAAGTTTGTTTTAGCTAAATCAAATGAATTAGAAGAAAACCTACTAGCGGATCGCGCGTCAGGTGAAGGTGAAGCGGTAACTCGTGCACCAGTTGTTACAGTAATGGGTCACGTTGACCACGGTAAAACATCATTACTTGACTACATCCGTAAGGCTAAGATCGCAGAAGGCGAAGCTGGTGGTATTACACAGCACATTGGTGCATACCACGTAGACACTGAAAACGGCATGATCACCTTCTTAGATACTCCAGGACACGCGGCGTTTACATCAATGCGTGCTCGTGGTGCTAAAGCAACAGATATCGTTGTTCTAGCGGTTGCTGCCGACGACGGTGTAATGCCTCAAACAAAAGAAGCGGTACAGCACGCGAAAGCGGCTGGCGTACCTTTGATTGTTGCGGTTAACAAAATCGATAAAGAAACTGCAGATCCTGATCGCGTTAAAAACGAACTATCTGCACTAGACGTAATCCCTGAAGATTGGGGTGGCGATACTCAGTTTATCCACGTATCTGCTAAAACAGGTCAAGGCATTGACGAGTTACTAGAAGCGATTAGCTTAAACGCAGAAGTACTAGAGTTAACTGCTGTTGACCATGGTGCAGCGCACGGTGTTGTTATCGAATCACGTCTAGATAAAGGTCGTGGTCCAGTTGCTACGGTTCTTGTTCAAGAAGGTGAGTTGAAGCGCGGTGACATCGTACTTTGTGGTTTTGAATACGGTCGTGTTAAAGCGATGAAAGACGAAAACGGTCAGCCGATTGAAAAGGCAGGTCCTTCAATTCCGGTAGAGATTTTAGGTCTTTCTGGTGTACCACAAGCGGGTGACGAAGCGACTGTTGTACGTGACGAGCGTAAAGCGCGTGAAGTTGCGAACGCACGTCAAGGTAAGTACCGTGAAGTTAAACTTGCACGTCAACAAAAAGCGAAGCTTGAAAACATGTTTGCCAACATGGAAGAAGGTGACGTTTCAGAACTTAATATTGTTCTTAAGACTGACGTACAAGGTTCACTTGAAGCGATTACTGATTCATTGACTAAACTATCTACAGACGAAGTTAAAGTTAACATCGTTGGTAGTGGTGTTGGTGGTCTAACTGAGACTGACGCATCACTAGCGCAAGCTTCTAACGCAATCGTAGTTGGTTTTAACGTACGTGCCGATGCAAGTGCACGTCGTCTAATGGAACAAGAAGACATCGATTTACGTTACTACAGCGTTATCTATGACTTGATTGACGAAGTTAAGCAAGCAATGTCTGGTATGTTAGCGCCTGAGTTCAAGCAAGAAATCATTGGTCTAGCTGAAGTACGTGACGTATTTAAGTCGCCTAAGATTGGTGCAATTGCTGGTTGTATGGTTACTGAAGGTACGGTTAAGCGTAACAACCCAATCCGCGTACTTCGTGACAACGTTGTTATCTACGAAGGTGAGCTTGAATCACTGCGTCGCTTCAAAGACGACGTACAAGAAGTTCGCAACGGTATGGAATGTGGTATCGGCGTTAAGAACTACAACGATGTTAAAGTCGGCGATATGATCGAAGTCTTTGAAATCGTAGAGGTTAAGCGTTCTCTTTAA
- the ispA gene encoding (2E,6E)-farnesyl diphosphate synthase, with protein MVIQYQVAEVKQHIEAVLSKKLKNAKIADPKLNEAMEYSLLLGGKRLRPFLVYATGKLFGASQYDLDASAAAIEAIHSYSLIHDDLPAMDDDALRRGKPTCHVKFDEATAILAGDTLQSFAFSSLTSHSFEAVSAQNQLKLVQVIADAANQMCAGQSIDLQSTDSSLSDLASLENMHRLKTGALISAAVQCGAITGNATEEHLALLVEYANAIGLAFQVWDDVLDITSDTVTLGKPQGSDENANKTTYPALMGLEQTKDKAKALIATAIAALDKLPYDTDELAQLAQYIIERDH; from the coding sequence ATGGTAATTCAATATCAGGTTGCTGAGGTAAAGCAACACATTGAAGCGGTCCTGAGTAAAAAGCTCAAAAATGCGAAAATTGCTGATCCAAAGCTTAATGAAGCCATGGAGTACTCTTTGCTTCTTGGAGGCAAACGACTCAGACCATTTTTAGTGTATGCAACGGGCAAACTATTTGGCGCGTCTCAGTACGATTTAGATGCATCGGCAGCGGCTATCGAAGCTATCCACAGTTACAGTCTTATTCACGATGACTTACCAGCTATGGATGACGATGCACTGCGCAGAGGCAAACCTACTTGCCACGTTAAGTTCGATGAGGCAACCGCCATTTTAGCCGGTGACACTCTGCAATCTTTTGCGTTTTCGAGCTTAACATCACACAGCTTCGAGGCTGTTTCTGCGCAAAACCAGCTAAAATTAGTGCAAGTTATTGCAGATGCCGCAAATCAAATGTGTGCGGGTCAGAGTATTGATTTGCAGAGTACCGACTCTTCTCTTTCTGACTTAGCCTCGTTAGAAAATATGCACCGTTTAAAAACAGGGGCCCTCATCTCGGCAGCTGTTCAATGTGGTGCTATAACGGGTAACGCAACAGAAGAGCATTTAGCTTTACTTGTTGAATACGCAAATGCGATTGGCTTGGCATTTCAGGTCTGGGACGATGTTTTAGATATCACCTCTGACACTGTTACTTTAGGCAAGCCGCAGGGTTCCGATGAGAATGCCAACAAAACCACGTATCCTGCACTAATGGGATTAGAACAAACTAAAGACAAAGCCAAGGCGTTGATCGCGACTGCAATCGCAGCTTTGGATAAATTGCCATACGACACTGACGAGTTAGCTCAGTTAGCGCAATATATTATTGAAAGAGATCATTAA
- a CDS encoding cysteine synthase A, producing MPKHGHAKNLSEVIGQTDLLTIPSLSKLTGCDIAVKCEFQNPGGSVKDRAALQMVLAAMESGELKPGMTIVEGTAGNTGIGLAIVAKALGFKLKVVMPRGQTKEKEQMIELHGAELILVDPVPFANENHFYHTARRIGEEHNDHWWANQFENTSNADAHYLHTAPEIYQQTDGKVSIFVSAAGTGGTLGGITKYLKEQNPDIKTICIDPCSSGIYSFLQNGEYKATPGSSFTEGIGIMRLVENFKQASVDYALNITDQDIVTIANYVRHNDGLVLGSSSALNVAAAFYAAIKFGPLSNGQPQSLVTIACDLGERSVSKLYNPAFLEEKGIDVNKDTIESLLNRYKEDTDLIKPVTHKFN from the coding sequence ATGCCAAAACACGGACATGCAAAAAATTTGTCAGAAGTCATAGGTCAAACAGATCTTCTAACTATTCCAAGTCTAAGTAAATTAACTGGCTGTGATATCGCAGTTAAATGTGAGTTCCAAAACCCAGGTGGTTCAGTAAAAGACCGAGCAGCACTACAGATGGTTCTGGCGGCAATGGAAAGCGGCGAATTAAAACCAGGTATGACAATCGTCGAAGGTACCGCTGGAAATACCGGTATCGGCTTAGCCATCGTTGCAAAAGCATTGGGCTTCAAATTGAAAGTTGTAATGCCTCGTGGTCAAACAAAAGAAAAAGAACAAATGATTGAGCTACATGGAGCTGAGTTGATTTTGGTCGACCCAGTACCTTTTGCTAACGAAAATCACTTTTACCACACAGCCCGTCGCATCGGCGAGGAGCATAATGATCACTGGTGGGCCAATCAATTTGAGAACACATCTAATGCTGATGCTCACTATTTACATACAGCCCCTGAAATTTATCAACAGACTGACGGAAAAGTTAGTATTTTTGTCTCTGCAGCGGGCACTGGCGGCACGTTAGGCGGGATCACAAAATACCTAAAAGAACAAAACCCAGACATCAAAACGATTTGTATCGACCCTTGTAGCTCAGGTATTTATTCGTTTCTTCAAAATGGTGAATACAAAGCAACCCCGGGCAGCTCATTTACTGAGGGAATTGGTATTATGCGCTTGGTTGAAAATTTCAAGCAAGCCTCTGTAGACTATGCTCTCAATATTACCGATCAAGACATAGTTACGATTGCCAATTACGTAAGACATAACGACGGACTCGTGCTTGGTAGTTCTAGTGCTTTGAATGTGGCGGCTGCGTTTTATGCTGCGATTAAATTTGGGCCTTTATCTAACGGACAACCTCAATCCTTGGTAACCATTGCTTGTGATTTGGGAGAGCGCTCTGTTTCTAAACTTTACAATCCGGCTTTTCTTGAAGAAAAAGGTATCGATGTAAACAAAGATACTATTGAGAGCCTACTAAACAGATATAAAGAAGATACGGACCTAATTAAACCAGTGACACACAAATTTAATTAG
- the thiI gene encoding tRNA uracil 4-sulfurtransferase ThiI has translation MKLIVKYHPEINVKSRSVRRRFCKLLESNLRIILKRVHPSAHIISRWSDILVDAPQATAQERQKMLDLIVKVPGVDQLNEVIEYPFVDFDQAYKDVASHWLEEIEGKTFAVRIKRTGKHDFTSSDLERYIGGGLNQAVESARVSLRKPELTIKADLKDDVLQVITAHYRGLGGMPLPSQEDVLSLMSGGFDSGVATYHMIRRGARTHFCFFNLGGKEHEIGVKQAAYQIWSNYSSSHKTRFISVNFEPVVAEILEKIDNGLMGVVLKRMMMRAASKVAAKFNIKALVTGESLGQVSSQTLTNLNVIDRVTETLILRPLIHIDKAEIIDTARKIGSHDLAAAMPEYCGVISKKPTTKAVLAVVEENEANFNFDLLDQVVDSATVMDVRDIEKETHQEVQEVEQVTELPEGSVVLDIRSPDEEDDNPLELEGIEVKAIPFFKLATQFGDLDQSKQYYLYCDRGVMSRLQALLLHEHGYDSVKVYRTH, from the coding sequence ATGAAATTAATCGTGAAGTACCACCCGGAGATCAATGTCAAAAGTCGTTCTGTTAGAAGACGGTTTTGTAAACTACTTGAATCTAACTTACGTATCATTTTGAAAAGAGTTCACCCATCGGCACATATTATTTCACGTTGGAGCGATATTTTAGTTGATGCCCCACAGGCAACAGCTCAAGAACGCCAAAAAATGTTAGACCTCATTGTAAAAGTGCCTGGCGTGGACCAACTCAACGAAGTGATCGAGTATCCATTTGTAGATTTTGACCAAGCCTACAAAGATGTTGCGAGCCATTGGCTGGAAGAAATCGAAGGTAAGACATTTGCAGTTCGAATCAAACGCACAGGTAAACATGATTTTACGTCTTCTGACCTAGAGCGATATATTGGTGGCGGCCTCAATCAAGCGGTCGAATCAGCTCGTGTATCTTTGCGCAAACCAGAATTAACGATCAAAGCTGACCTAAAAGATGATGTTTTACAAGTCATCACTGCACATTATCGCGGTCTGGGTGGTATGCCTTTACCAAGTCAAGAAGACGTTCTGTCTTTGATGTCTGGTGGCTTTGATTCTGGTGTTGCCACGTACCATATGATCCGTCGCGGTGCCCGTACTCACTTCTGCTTTTTTAATTTAGGTGGTAAAGAACACGAAATTGGCGTTAAACAAGCCGCTTATCAAATCTGGAGTAATTACAGTAGTTCGCACAAAACCCGCTTTATCTCGGTTAACTTTGAGCCTGTCGTCGCGGAAATTCTAGAAAAAATAGACAATGGCCTAATGGGCGTTGTTCTAAAGCGAATGATGATGAGAGCAGCATCAAAAGTAGCGGCCAAATTTAATATTAAAGCTTTGGTTACAGGTGAAAGTTTAGGTCAGGTTTCTTCACAGACGTTAACCAACCTCAACGTCATCGACCGCGTAACAGAAACCTTAATTTTACGACCGCTGATCCACATTGATAAAGCTGAAATCATTGACACTGCTAGAAAAATTGGCAGCCATGACTTAGCTGCAGCGATGCCTGAATACTGTGGAGTTATCTCTAAAAAACCAACTACAAAAGCTGTGTTAGCCGTGGTTGAGGAGAACGAGGCCAACTTTAACTTTGACTTGTTAGATCAAGTTGTTGATAGTGCCACAGTAATGGATGTCCGTGACATCGAAAAAGAAACCCATCAAGAAGTCCAAGAAGTTGAGCAGGTCACAGAGCTACCTGAAGGTTCGGTCGTGTTGGATATCAGAAGCCCAGATGAAGAAGATGACAATCCGCTTGAATTAGAAGGTATCGAGGTAAAAGCGATTCCGTTCTTTAAATTGGCAACTCAATTTGGAGACCTAGACCAATCTAAGCAATATTATTTGTATTGTGATAGAGGCGTAATGAGTCGCTTGCAAGCTTTATTATTACATGAGCACGGCTACGATTCGGTGAAGGTATACCGCACTCATTAA
- the rbfA gene encoding 30S ribosome-binding factor RbfA, protein MILQRDFKDPRVGWTTVSAVEVSKDLAYVTVFVTFFGKEGEEIQQAIDILNKAGGFFRSEIGKRMRLRIVPEVKFEYDNSLVTGIEMSKKVDDAINKDKTRRAESGDNPAEDLDD, encoded by the coding sequence ATGATTTTGCAGCGCGATTTTAAAGATCCACGCGTGGGCTGGACAACAGTATCGGCCGTTGAGGTTTCTAAAGACTTAGCGTATGTCACTGTGTTTGTTACTTTCTTTGGAAAAGAAGGTGAAGAAATTCAACAAGCTATAGATATTTTAAACAAAGCTGGTGGATTTTTCCGTTCAGAAATCGGTAAGCGCATGCGTTTGCGTATCGTGCCTGAAGTTAAATTTGAGTATGACAACAGCTTAGTGACCGGTATCGAAATGTCTAAGAAAGTAGACGATGCCATTAATAAGGACAAAACGCGTCGTGCTGAGTCAGGTGATAATCCAGCGGAAGACTTGGACGATTAA
- a CDS encoding exodeoxyribonuclease VII small subunit: MSEQNNITFESAMSELEHIVQQLESGDLELQQSLQLFERGIELTRLSQSRLQEAEQKVQILMEKQGNLELQSFSEPEQQG; the protein is encoded by the coding sequence ATGTCAGAGCAAAATAACATTACCTTTGAGTCAGCGATGAGCGAACTCGAACACATAGTTCAACAGCTAGAGTCTGGAGACCTAGAGTTACAACAGTCTTTACAGTTGTTCGAACGCGGTATTGAGTTGACTCGACTTAGCCAAAGTCGTTTGCAAGAGGCTGAGCAAAAGGTTCAAATTCTAATGGAAAAGCAAGGCAATCTAGAACTACAGTCATTTTCTGAACCTGAGCAACAAGGTTAA